One region of Salvia miltiorrhiza cultivar Shanhuang (shh) chromosome 3, IMPLAD_Smil_shh, whole genome shotgun sequence genomic DNA includes:
- the LOC131018888 gene encoding uncharacterized protein LOC131018888: MSSVITTSFKKVKNPNGFNWKLTPNNIKKLYFDEFKKVYTWPEKFENQVYKKWSQRAAMRYSDFVHNMKLKRDDAVEGGGMPGYIDEDAWKDLCEYWDTESVKAKSEKARQCRLSEPDGPGTGIVKHKGGSKSVEDIAQELAAAKGVPVSSVIYDSFRALHVKKDGTYTDKKSERIDVEVQEIATEMGQSNPDTPVDMNKIYLDVLGGGLDKKQRLFGTGSLALTLKTNISGESSTSAMSDIDKEQYATRLGDVEEQLQEERERTSRLEEQVKVAMEIIKQLQGQSSS; encoded by the exons ATGTCTAGTGTGATTACCACATCTTTCAAGAAAGTGAAGAATCCAAATGGCTTTAATTGGAAATTAACTCCCAACAACATCAAAAAATTGTACTTTGATGAATTCAAA AAAGTGTACACATGGCCTGAAAAGTTTGAGAATCAAGTCTACAAAAAATGGTCTCAAAGGGCAGCCATGAGGTATAGCGACTTCGTGCACAACATGAAGTTAAAGAGGGATGATGCAGTTGAGGGAGGAGGTATGCCTGGATACATTGACGAGGATGCATGGAAGGACCTTTGTGAATATTGGGATACCGAAAGTGTCAAAGCAAAGTCGGAAAAGGCAAGACAATGCAGGTTATCTGAACCTGATGGACCGGGCACCGGGATTGTCAAACATAAGGGTGGGTCAAAATCTGTTGAGGATATCGCTCAAGAGTTG GCTGCAGCGAAGGGAGTCCCAGTGTCGAGTGTGATATATGACTCTTTTCGAGCTTTACACGTGAAGAAGGATGGGACTTACACCGATAAGAAGTCTGAAAGAATCGAT gTGGAGGTACAAGAAATTGCTACAGAGATGGGCCAATCTAATCCTGATACGCCCGTGGATATGAACAAGATTTATCTAGATGTCTTGGGAGGCGGTTTAGATAAAAAGCAAAGATTGTTCGGCACAGGTAGTCTCGCATTGACCTTGAAGACCAATATATCGGGAGAGAGTAGTACTTCAGCTATGTCCGACATTGACAAAGAGCAGTATGCCACTCGCCTAGGAGATGTAGAGGAGCAGCTTCAAGAGGAGCGAGAAAGGACATCTCGATTAGAAGAACAGGTTAAAGTTGCGATGGAGATTATCAAGCAGTTGCAAGGGCAATCAAGCAGTTAG